The segment GGTCCTTCAGCCACCCGCACGGACCCTCTTCGCCGCCGTCCTCGGTGAGCCGCGCCCAGTACCGGTCCACTTCCTCCTGCGTCTCGCAGTCCACCGACAGCGAGAACGCCTCCGTGAACTTGTACTGCGGCCCGCCGTTCAGCGCGATGACCCGCTGCCCCGCCACCTCGAACGTCACGGTCATGACCGTCCCCGCCGACAGCGGCCCCGCATCGCCGTACCGCTGCACGTCCACGATCCGCGAGTCGTCGAAGACGGAGGTGTAGAGCTCCGCCGCCTCCTCCGCCTGGCCGTCGAACCACAGGAAGGGCGTGATCTTCTGCTGCATGACGAGATCTCCTCGGACGAGCCGGAACTGCTGCCTGTACGGACTAGGACCGGACCCGCAGCAGAAACTCATCGCACTTCTCGCTGGGACTCAGTCCTCTTCGACCCAGCCGCCGTACTCCTCGGCGAGGGCGAGCAGTGCCGCCGCTTCCAACTCCAGCTCTGTGGCGTCCTCGTCGTCGTATTCGATGACGACCAGCCACTGGGCGTCCTCGGCGTCGTCCTCGCCGGCGAGGGCGTCGCGGACGAGCTGGGGGAGGCGGGGCAGGGTGAAGCGCTCGGTGGCTTCTTCGGCGAGTTCCTCGGCCGCGTCGCGGTCGGGGAGTACGAGGATGTGGTTCACCGGGACATTGTGCCCGAGGGGGCGGGGGCCGGCGGCCTGAGGTCCCGAGTGTCCGAGGCCCGTGGGATGCTGGTCGGCGATGGCCAGGAAAGCGTCTGAAGATGATGTGCTCGCTCCGCTCACGCTTGCCGTGGGACAGGAGGATCTGCTGCTCGACCGCGTGGTGCAGCAGGTGGTGGCGGCCGCGCGGGCCGCGGACGCGGATACGGATGTGCGGGATCTGACGTCGGACGCGCTGCAGCCGGGGACGCTGGCGGAGTTGACGAGCCCGTCGCTTTTCGCGGAGCGCAAGGTCGTGATCGTGCGGAACGCGCAGGATCTGTCGGCGGACACGATCAAGGATGTGAAGAAATACCTCGACGCGCCCGTCGAGGAGATCACCCTGGTGCTGCTGCACGCAGGCGCGGCCAAGGGCAAGGCGCTGCTGGACGCGGCCCGCAAGGCGGGGGCGCGGGAGGTGGCGTGCCCGAAGATGACGAAGGCGGGGGACCGGCTGGCGTTCGTGCGGGGGGAGTTCCGGACGCTGGGGCGCTCCGCGACGCCGGAGGCGAGCCAGGCGCTGGTGGATTCGATCGGGAGCGATCTGCGGGAGCTGGCGAGCGCGTGTACGCAGCTCGCGGCGGACGTGGAGGGCACGATCGACGTGGCGGTGGTGGCCCGGTACTACACGGGCCGGGCCGAGGCAACCGGCTTCGAAGTGGCGGACCTGGCAGTGACCGGGCGTACGGCGGAGGCGCTGGAGCGGCTGCGCTGGGCGCTGGCGGTGGGGCAGCCGCTGCCGGGGATCACGTTCGCGCTGGCCAGCGGGGTGCGGGCGATCGGGAAGCTGGCGAGCGCGCCGCGCGGGGCGAACCCGGGCCAGCTGGCGCGGGAGCTGGGGATGCCGCCGTGGAAGATCGACCGCGTCCGGCAGCAGATGCGTGGCTGGACCGGCGACGGGGTGTCGGTGGCGCTGCGCGCGGTCGCCGAGGCCGACGCCGCCGTCAAGGGCGGCGGCGCGGACCCGGCGTACGCGCTGGAGAAGGCGGTCGTGGCGATCGCGAGGGCCTCGCGGGCGCGCTAGGGCCTGTACAGGGCCGTCAGCTCTTCAGCTTCTCCAGGGTCGACTCGGTGTCGGTCTTGAGCCAGCCCGAGACCTCGTCCACCTGGGGCGGGTCCTTGTCGTCGTCGTAGGACGACAGATAGGCGCTCCAGCTCATCTCGTACGTCATCCAGCCGTCGCGCACCGCCAGCGTGGCGGCGCGGGAGCCGCTGGTGGTGCCGTTGGTGGTGTCCTCGGTGACGAGGTAGGCCTCGTCACCGAAGCCGGTGACCTTCTCGACGTCGTAGTCGCTGTAGCGCTCGTTGTAGTTCTCCCACTGGGCGGTGAACTCCGGTCCGGGGTCGGTGACCTTGTGCAGGTCGACCTCGACGGAGAAGTAGGCGTCGGAGTAGGACGAGCCGGTCTTCTTCAGGGAGATGCTGCAGTAGCTCTGGTCGAGGGCGTCCTGCTTGAGGTCGTTGTGGACCGGGCTGGTGTCGTCCTCCGGGTACTCGTTCTTGAAGGAGGAGTAGTCGACGGAGGAGCAGAGGTTCGACTTGGCCGTGTAGCCGCGCAGGTCGGCCGCCGGGCTGTCGTCGCCGCCCAGGATGAAGACGCCGCCGGCCCAGAAGGCGGACGCGATCACCGCGCCGACCACGACCCAGAGCACGGCGCGGCCGGCGCCCGAGCCGCCCGCGCCCGGGGCCGGCGGCATGCCGGGTATCTGGGGCGCGTACGGGTTCGGCTGGACGGGGATGGCCGGGGGACCGTACACGCCCGGCGATTGCGGGTTGGGGTAGGGATACGCCGTCGGAGGCATGGCGACCGGGGGCGTGGCGACCGGAGGTGTGGCGACCGGGGGCGTCGCGGCCGGAGGCGTGGCGATCGCAGGCGTCGTCGGAGGCTGCTGGGGCTCGGGCTGCAGCGGCGGCTGTGGCTGCTCAGGCGGCGTGGACATGACGTGACGATAAAGCACCACATAGTCATCGGGGCACCCGTTGACGCAGATCGTTACGGGCCCACAACACAGCAGGGACACAACAACGAAGGCCCCCGTACCGGTCGTTGACCAGTACGGGGGCCTTCTGCGCGCTGCGCACACGTGGCGAACGCGTCCGCGCGCAGCGCAACTGCTGTGGGTGCCGGTCCGGGCGGTAGAGGGGCCGCTTGTTCCGGTTGCCGGCGGGTTGTGCGGTGAAGCGGAAGGTCAGGCGCTGAGGCCGGCGACCTGACCAGCGAGCGCCGACTTCTTGTTGGCGGCCTGGTTCTTGTGGATGACGCCCTTGCTCACGGCCTTGTCGAGCTTCCTGGAGGCCAGACGGGCAGCCTCGGTGGCCTTCTCGACGTCACCGGTGGCCACGGCCTCGCGGGTACGGCGGATGGCGGTCTTGAGCTCGGACTTGACGGCCTTGTTGCGCAGGCGCGCCTTCTCGTTGGTCTTGTTCCGCTTGATCTGGGACTTGATGTTCGCCACGAAAAGAGCCTTCTCAGGTTCGTTGGATCTTGGTTGGATCTTTGGTGAGCGCCTCGGGTCAGAGGGCACGAGGCACAGTGCTCCAGGCTACCAGCAGCCCCGCGAGCGGCCCAAACCGAGATGGGGCCCGCGGCATGGGACTATAGAGCCCGACCCTCATACGTATCGTTCCGATCAGACTGGACCCTGCGTGCCCGCGACCCCTACCCATGTGCCCGAGCCGAGCCGTACCGACCCGGCGCTGCTCCGCAATTTCTGCATCATCGCGCACATCGACCACGGCAAGTCGACGCTCGCCGACCGGATGCTGCAGCTGA is part of the Streptomyces sp. NBC_01262 genome and harbors:
- the rpsT gene encoding 30S ribosomal protein S20, with product MANIKSQIKRNKTNEKARLRNKAVKSELKTAIRRTREAVATGDVEKATEAARLASRKLDKAVSKGVIHKNQAANKKSALAGQVAGLSA
- a CDS encoding VOC family protein is translated as MQQKITPFLWFDGQAEEAAELYTSVFDDSRIVDVQRYGDAGPLSAGTVMTVTFEVAGQRVIALNGGPQYKFTEAFSLSVDCETQEEVDRYWARLTEDGGEEGPCGWLKDRFGLSWQINPRKLGELLGDPDPEKSQRVMKAMLGMKKIDIQALLDAYEG
- the holA gene encoding DNA polymerase III subunit delta; this encodes MARKASEDDVLAPLTLAVGQEDLLLDRVVQQVVAAARAADADTDVRDLTSDALQPGTLAELTSPSLFAERKVVIVRNAQDLSADTIKDVKKYLDAPVEEITLVLLHAGAAKGKALLDAARKAGAREVACPKMTKAGDRLAFVRGEFRTLGRSATPEASQALVDSIGSDLRELASACTQLAADVEGTIDVAVVARYYTGRAEATGFEVADLAVTGRTAEALERLRWALAVGQPLPGITFALASGVRAIGKLASAPRGANPGQLARELGMPPWKIDRVRQQMRGWTGDGVSVALRAVAEADAAVKGGGADPAYALEKAVVAIARASRAR